Proteins encoded together in one Triticum dicoccoides isolate Atlit2015 ecotype Zavitan chromosome 7B, WEW_v2.0, whole genome shotgun sequence window:
- the LOC119339016 gene encoding F-box/LRR-repeat protein At1g55660-like, translated as MESNGEPPSKAAALAPAVVTSAAAAVPGGDMDFFSRLPDHLLVDILLRLGTKEAVATTVLSRRWRGVWAQLPHLFFDGVHPSVPARALAAYEALAASEAHAAADIQSLAVSPNQMDARETFAWLSLAAPLLCGRLHLDDSRAVPDEMVELFQERRRRHDGEASEMPCFRRATEIRLRLGFLTLELPRVGV; from the coding sequence ATGGAGAGCAACGGCGAGCCCCCCAGCAAGGCCGCCGCGCTCGCCCCCGCGGTCGTCACCAGCGCCGCCGCTGCGGTCCCTGGAGGCGACATGGATTTCTTTAGCCGCCTTCCCGACCACCTCCTCGTCGACATCCTCCTCCGCCTCGGCACCAAGGAAGCCGTCGCGACGACCGTCCTCTCCCGGAGATGGCGCGGCGTATGGGCCCAGCTTCCCCACCTCTTCTTCGACGGCGTACACCCCTCCGTGCCCGCCCGTGCCCTCGCGGCCTACGAGGCCCTCGCCGCCTCGGAGGCGCACGCGGCCGCCGACATCCAGAGCCTCGCCGTCTCGCCCAACCAGATGGACGCGCGGGAGACCTTCGCCTGGCTCTCCCTCGCCGCGCCCCTCCTCTGCGGCCGGCTCCACCTCGACGACAGCCGCGCTGTGCCGGACGAAATGGTAGAGCTCTTTCAGGAACGACGACGACGGCACGACGGCGAGGCGTCCGAGATGCCCTGCTTCAGGAGAGCCACAGAGATTCGACTTCGCCTCGGGTTTCTTACCCTGGAGCTGCCACGGGTTGgcgtgtaa